The Amycolatopsis umgeniensis DNA segment GGGGTCAGGACTTGACGCAGGACAGGCCGTTCGGGCCCGAGATGGTCAGGAAGCCGAACCGCTTGATGGTGGTGGCGAGCTGGCCACCGCACAGCGGGCTGGCGGTCGCGGCCGTGTCACCGGCGGCGAAACCGACGGCGCGCTGGGCCTGGTCGTAGCTCGGGGTCCGGGTGTCGAGCACGTTGTAGACGCTGCGCGAACCGAGGAACGCCGTGGTGAAGGCCGGGGTGTAGTTGCCGGCGGAACCGGAGACCGGGGAACCGTTGAAGCCGGCGCCGGTCAGCGGGTTGACGGTGAAGCCCGCACGCTTGTCGGCGACGACCGTGTTGCCCTGCGCGATCCACTGCGCGATGGAGAACGGCGCGATCGCCCGGGCGCGGTCGGCGGCCGCGATGGAGTTGCCGTCGTGCTCCTGGAACCGCTTGATGGTGACCGGCTTGGTGGTGGGGTCGAAGCCGAGGACGGTGGTGGTGAAGAAGCTCAGCGTGCCGGAGCCGGTCTGGGGCAGGTAGACGACGATGGCGGCGTTGGCGCCCCCGACCTGGTTCCAGTTGGTGATGGAGCCGTCGTAGATGCCGCGCAGCTGCGCGAGCGACAGGGTCAGGCCCGCGCCCGAGCCGGTCGCCGAAGAGGACCAGGTGACACCGTCGGTCGCGAAGGCGTAGTACTCGAACGACGCGGGGTCGGACGAGCCGCGGGGCGACGACGAACGCGCGATGTCGATCTTGCCGTCGGCCGCGTCGCCCGAAGCCTTGAGCGCGGCCTTGCCCTGGGACGAGCCGTTCGGCGGCAGGGTGGTCGTGGTGTTGTAGACGACCTCGTCGGCGTACAGGTCACCCGGAACCGTGAAGGTCGCGCCCGGGGCGAGCAGCGGCGGGATGTTGACGTGGTTGTCGGGATCGCTGTTCCAGGCGGCGCCGTTGGCGTTGGCCAGGATCGCGCCGGTGATGTCGACGGTGGTGTCCGAGCCCGCCGCGGCAAGGACGTCTTCGAGGCCGTTGGCCGGGGCGACCGCCGAGGCGGTGCCGGTCAGGGTGAGGCAGGCACAAGCGGCGATGGCGGTGGCGCCGAGAAACCGAGTGGTACGAGCACGCATCTTGTTTGCACTCTTTCTCTAGTCCCCAAGTCGTCACGGGATTCCGTGACTTGCCATCAATCCTCGCTCCGCAACACTGTCCGGCTGCGGTGCTTCGCGTTCCCGCCCGACGTCATGGTGGTTAATCTCCGGGGAACGCACTTTCCGTGATCAGCCGTCACGGAGAACGATTCTGTGAATGCCCGCCGGAATCACGGCGGTATTTCCGGCGCCAATCGGCTATGGTCTCGATCCCTTCCCCGATGGCCGCTTCGGTGGTGGCCGACCGGAACCGGTCGAGTCCGCGTTGCGCCTCGATACGGCGTCCGTAGGCATGGCTGGCGATCGCGACGATCCGGTCGCCGGTGTGCAGGCGCCATCGCCAGCGACCCCCGCTGAGATGACTGAAATCGCTGGTCAGCTCGGCTATGTGCGCGTTGAGCCAGGTGATCGCGACGAGGCATTCCTCAGCTCGCGGATAGTCGTCGGGGGCCGAGCCCAGCGACACGTTGTTGCCGCCGAGCAGTCGCCATCGGATGGTCTCGTCGCCGGTCTGGACCAGCTGGAATCGCGGATTCGAACGGTGTGAATTCCCCCTGGGCACATCCGGTGAATCGCCTCGATGTGGTGAAGGGGTTACCGGTTTTCATGAAGGCGCGACGGCCGCCGGGTGAACGTTTTCCCCGAGCGCCGCCGCGCTAGTCTGAACGGACGCGGGTAATCGGAAAACAATCACCGAGCCGGATCGGTCCGGCACGGTCTGCGAGGAGGATCGATGGGCAACGGCAAGACCGCGGTCGTCACCGGGGCGGGCTCCGGGCTCGGCAGGGAGATCTCCCGGGCGTTACTCGGCGCGGGTTACCGGGTCGCGCTCGCGGGCCGCCGCGCGGACGCGCTGGCCGAGACCGCGGGCGGGGACGCGAAAGCGCTTCCCGTGCCCACCGACGTCGCCGACCCCGATTCCGTCGCCGCGTTGTTCGAGACGGTGCGCGCGGAGTGGGGGCGGCTGGACCTCCTGGTGAACAACGCGGGCGTGTCGGTGGGCGGCACGGTCGACGAACTGTCCTTCGCGGACTGGAAACGCGCCGTCGACACCAACCTGACCGGGATGTTCCTGTGCGCGCAGCAGGCCGTGCGGCTGATGAAGGCGCAGGACCCGCGCGGCGGCCGGATCGTCAACAACGGCTCGATCTCCGCACACGCGCCGCGTCCCGCGTCCGTGGCCTACACCGCGACGAAACACGCTGTCACCGGGCTGACGAAGTCGATCTCCCTCGACGGCCGGGCCTGGAACGTCGCTTGTGGACAGATCGACATCGGCAACGCCGCCACCGAGATGACGCTGCGGATGGCCGACGGCATCCCGCAGGCCGACGGCGGCGTCAAGGCCGAGCCGACCTTCGACTCCCGGCACGTCGCGGACGCCGTGCTGTACATGGCCGGACTGCCCTTGGACGCGAACGTCCAGTTCCTGACCATCACGGCGACCACGATGCCCTACATCGGGCGGGGCTAAGGGATCACCTTGGCCTTCTTGAACTCGTCGAACAGCCGGAAGAACATCGCCGAGGTCTCGGCGTACTCGTGGAAGCCGGCCCGCCGCGCCTTGGAGCCGTCCGCGAACATGTCGTAGTCCCAGCTGAACACGAAGTCGGCGAAGCCCCAAGACGACGAGACGGCGCTGTACGGCACCTCGAGGCCGTACTTCGCGGCGATGGAATCCCACAGCTCTTCCTTGTCCGCCATGACCACGTCGAGGGACATCGGCAGCGGCGGCGCCACCTCCAGCTCGAAGTACGCGGCGATCTTCGGCCAGAGTTCGCTCCACCGGAACAGGTCGCCGTTCGCGATGTTGTACGCCTCGTTCGTCGAGCCGGTGGCCCAGGTGGTGGCCTTCGCCAGCAGTCCGGCGTCGGTCATCTCCAGGAGGCTGTTGTACGCGCCGGGTTTGCCGGGGAAACGCAGCGGCAGGCCGAGTTCCTTCGAGATCGACGCGTAGACGGCGATGGCCAGCGCGAGGTTCATCGGGTTGCCCAGCGCGGTTCCGCCGACCACCGACGGCCGGATCGCCGACCAGGTCCAGGATTTCCCCGCCTGACGGCGTTCCAGGAACTGCTGCTGGTCGACGTTGAACTCGGGCGGCATGTGGCCGGCGTCGTCTTCGCGCGCCGGGGTCTTGAACGGGCCGAGGTGGGCGCCGTAGACCTTGTAGCCCTGCATGAGGCTGATGTGGCTCAAGCCGGGCGAGGCGGGCTCGATCGCGTCGACGAGGTTGGTCAGCATCGCCAGGTTCGGCGGGACCAGTTCGGCCCAGGTCGGCTTGTCGACATAAGCCGCGTAGAAGACATGCGTGACGTCGGCCAGGCCGCCGAGCTTCGCGCGGGTGTCGTCCGCGTCGAGCAGGTCGACGGCGATCTGACCCGGGCCGCCGCGCCGTGACAGGCCGATGACCCGCCAGCCGGGCTGGGTCTCGAGATGAGCGATCAGGTTCTTGCCGATGACCCCGTTGGCCCCGGCGACCAGGGCGACCTTGCGTTCTTCGTTCATGTCACCGAGCTTGGCCCGGCGGTCGAGATAAGTCCAAGGCATAGATCTCACCGCTCCGATAAGCTGAGTTCATGACCAGCCTGCGGCAGCTCGAGTACCTGGTGACCGTCGTCGACACCGGCTCCTTCACCCGCGCCGCGGAGTTGCTGCACGTGACGCAGCCCGCGCTGTCGCACCAGATGCGCGCGCTGGAGAAGGGCGTCGGCGGCCCGCTGCTCGAACGCCTGCCGCGCAGCGTCCGCCTCACGCCGATGGGCCGCGCCATGCTGCCGCACGCCCGCGCCACCCTCGCCGACGCGGAACGCGCCCGGTGCGCCGCCCGGCAGGCGTCCGGGCTGGAAGCCGGGGAACTGCAGATCGCCACGGTCTACTCGGTCGGCCTCGGTGTCCTGCCCGCGGCGCTGCGCGTGTGGCGCAGGGAACGGCCGGACGTCGACGTCCGGCTGGTGGAGTTCCGGCACGCGGACGAACTCCGGGACGCCATGGCGGCGGGGGAGGCCGACGTCGCGGTCGGCCCGGTCCCGCCGGGCTGGGACGGGCCGGTGCGCGAAATCGGCACCGAGGAGTTCGTCGTCGTCCTGCCGATCGACGGGCCCCGCGAGGACGACGGCACCGGCGTCGTCGACCTGGCGACCCTCGCCGACTGCGCGTGGGTGCATTACGCGCCGGGCAACGGCCTCGCCGATCTCGTCGACCAGGCTTGCGCCGCGGTGGGATTCCAGCCGCGGGCCGCCGTCCGGACCGAACAGAGCGCGGCGGCCCCGGTGCTCGCCGCGGCAGGCCTCGGTCCCGCGCTGGTCCCGGCCAACGTGCTGCCCGAGGGCTTCCACGGCCGGGTCCTGCGGCCCGAACCGGCGATCCGGCGTACGCTCGCCGCCTACTGCCGGAGCACGCCCGACCCGCTGACCTCGGCCTTCATCGACGTCGTCGCGGGGGAGTGCACGCTCGGGTCACCGCACGGAAACCGCTGACAGGTCCACGCTCCCGAACGACGTCGCCTTCACGTCGCCGACCCGGTCCGC contains these protein-coding regions:
- a CDS encoding substrate-binding domain-containing protein; the encoded protein is MRARTTRFLGATAIAACACLTLTGTASAVAPANGLEDVLAAAGSDTTVDITGAILANANGAAWNSDPDNHVNIPPLLAPGATFTVPGDLYADEVVYNTTTTLPPNGSSQGKAALKASGDAADGKIDIARSSSPRGSSDPASFEYYAFATDGVTWSSSATGSGAGLTLSLAQLRGIYDGSITNWNQVGGANAAIVVYLPQTGSGTLSFFTTTVLGFDPTTKPVTIKRFQEHDGNSIAAADRARAIAPFSIAQWIAQGNTVVADKRAGFTVNPLTGAGFNGSPVSGSAGNYTPAFTTAFLGSRSVYNVLDTRTPSYDQAQRAVGFAAGDTAATASPLCGGQLATTIKRFGFLTISGPNGLSCVKS
- a CDS encoding DUF1508 domain-containing protein, which encodes MPRGNSHRSNPRFQLVQTGDETIRWRLLGGNNVSLGSAPDDYPRAEECLVAITWLNAHIAELTSDFSHLSGGRWRWRLHTGDRIVAIASHAYGRRIEAQRGLDRFRSATTEAAIGEGIETIADWRRKYRRDSGGHSQNRSP
- a CDS encoding SDR family oxidoreductase, with translation MGNGKTAVVTGAGSGLGREISRALLGAGYRVALAGRRADALAETAGGDAKALPVPTDVADPDSVAALFETVRAEWGRLDLLVNNAGVSVGGTVDELSFADWKRAVDTNLTGMFLCAQQAVRLMKAQDPRGGRIVNNGSISAHAPRPASVAYTATKHAVTGLTKSISLDGRAWNVACGQIDIGNAATEMTLRMADGIPQADGGVKAEPTFDSRHVADAVLYMAGLPLDANVQFLTITATTMPYIGRG
- a CDS encoding SDR family oxidoreductase codes for the protein MNEERKVALVAGANGVIGKNLIAHLETQPGWRVIGLSRRGGPGQIAVDLLDADDTRAKLGGLADVTHVFYAAYVDKPTWAELVPPNLAMLTNLVDAIEPASPGLSHISLMQGYKVYGAHLGPFKTPAREDDAGHMPPEFNVDQQQFLERRQAGKSWTWSAIRPSVVGGTALGNPMNLALAIAVYASISKELGLPLRFPGKPGAYNSLLEMTDAGLLAKATTWATGSTNEAYNIANGDLFRWSELWPKIAAYFELEVAPPLPMSLDVVMADKEELWDSIAAKYGLEVPYSAVSSSWGFADFVFSWDYDMFADGSKARRAGFHEYAETSAMFFRLFDEFKKAKVIP
- a CDS encoding LysR family transcriptional regulator — its product is MTSLRQLEYLVTVVDTGSFTRAAELLHVTQPALSHQMRALEKGVGGPLLERLPRSVRLTPMGRAMLPHARATLADAERARCAARQASGLEAGELQIATVYSVGLGVLPAALRVWRRERPDVDVRLVEFRHADELRDAMAAGEADVAVGPVPPGWDGPVREIGTEEFVVVLPIDGPREDDGTGVVDLATLADCAWVHYAPGNGLADLVDQACAAVGFQPRAAVRTEQSAAAPVLAAAGLGPALVPANVLPEGFHGRVLRPEPAIRRTLAAYCRSTPDPLTSAFIDVVAGECTLGSPHGNR